A window from Triticum aestivum cultivar Chinese Spring chromosome 6D, IWGSC CS RefSeq v2.1, whole genome shotgun sequence encodes these proteins:
- the LOC123145162 gene encoding lysine-specific demethylase JMJ706 isoform X3: MAGKEEAALKPVSCGARLRRSHDASLREEVSMRDPFLKHRVKKFDLSSLDWIDQIPECPVFSPSVEEFEDPFVYLSKIAPVAAKYGICKIVSPICASVPVGTVLMKEQGGLKFTTRVQPLRLAEWSMDDKFAFFMSGRKYTFRDFEKIANKGFVRRYSSAACLPARYMEEEFWHEIAFGKMESVEYACDIDGSAFSSSPNDQLGRSKWNLKKLSRLSKSILRLLRTAIPGVTDPMLYIGMLFSMFAWHVEDHYLYSINYHHCGASKTWYGIPGKAAPDFEKVVREHVYDHEILSGEGETAAFDILLGKTTMFPPNILLHHHVPVYRAIQKPGEFVITFPRAYHSGFSHGFNCGEAVNFAVGEWFPLGAIASQRYALLKRIPLLPYEELLCKEAALLDHEFSTSSYKDLTTSTGDTHIQHCMKVPFVQLMRLQHCVRWSLMKMGARMHYKADIDATVLCSICKRDCYVAHVMCNCRVDAICLCHEEEIRKCPCSHDRAVFVRKDIIELETLSKKFEEENGIVDAVKKQMSCGSSTHSYFNRINHNAEYFPYCKIHIDTPPEVHSISETRVFGYDLNKPYPDASTITFCFGPHEYSTQSDECTSTNRRIFSSSCPENGFTPQTTIINAVKRRSGITPERRHTEDSTITTFTGNQDRKVLCEWGNQNYDLISINGPKCLASIQHVLKRLKKIHADDRQQQKLVEVSCGTTDPVHTHHSRHCLDFISGNGDDSVHPTKLKMLHQLDANIMEDEFASSQKHNGCNYLSPSVELGPKRLKILGPSFPRGNHELEISCRFQEDSDLASHHAR, translated from the exons ATGGCAGGGAAGGAGGAAGCTGCTCTGAAACCTGTATCATGTGGGGCAAGGTTACGTAGGAGTCATGATGCATCACTAAGAGAGGAAGTGTCCATGAGGGACCCTTTCTTGAAGCACAGAGTGAAGAAGTTTGATCTATCTAGCCTAGATTGGATTGATCAGATTCCAGAATGCCCCGTGTTTTCTCCATCGGTGGAGGAGTTCGAGGATCCATTTGTTTATCTCAGTAAAATTGCCCCTGTTGCGGCAAAAtatg GTATATGCAAGATTGTTTCACCTATATGTGCTTCTGTACCTGTTGGCACTGTACTTATGAAGGAACAAGGTGGGCTGAAGTTCACTACCAGAGTGCAGCCTCTCCGTCTTGCTGAATGGTCCATGGATGACAAGTTTGCTTTCTTCATGAGCGGAAG AAAGTACACATTTCGAGATTTTGAGAAGATAGCAAATAAAGGATTTGTTCGAAGATACTCTAGTGCTGCCTGTCTTCCAGCAAGGTATATGGAAGAAGAATTTTGGCATGAAATAGCATTTGGCAAGATGGAATCCGTTGAGTATGCATGCGATATTGATGGTAGTGCATTCTCTTCTTCTCCTAATGACCAACTTGGGAGAAGCAAATGGAACTTGAAG AAACTTTCTCGGTTGTCCAAATCAATCCTGCGCCTTCTCAGAACAGCAATTCCA GGAGTAACTGACCCTATGCTGTATATCGGAATGCTCTTTAGTATGTTTGCCTGGCACGTGGAAGACCATTACTTGTACAG CATTAACTATCATCACTGTGGTGCTTCAAAAACATGGTATGGGATCCCAGGAAAAGCTGCTCCAGATTTTGAGAAAGTGGTACGCGAGCATGTATATGATCATGAAATTTTATCAGGTGAAGGGGAAACTGCAGCATTTGATATCCTTTTGGGGAAGACAACAATGTTCCCTCCAAATATTCTGCTGCATCATCACGTTCCAGTTTATAGAGCTATACAGAAACCGGGAGAGTTTGTGATCACGTTTCCTCGAGCATATCATTCAGGTTTCAGCCATG GTTTTAACTGCGGCGAGGCAGTGAATTTCGCTGTTGGTGAATGGTTTCCTCTTGGAGCAATTGCTAGTCAACGTTATGCACTTCTAAAGAGGATACCATTACTGCCTTATGAGGAGCTTCTTTGTAAAGAGGCAGCACTTCTTGATCATGAATTTTCTACATCTAGTTATAAAGATTTGACAACATCAACTGGAGATACGCACATTCAGCATTGTATGAAAGTCCCTTTTGTGCAGTTGATGCGGCTCCAGCATTGTGTCCGTTGGTCACTTATGAAAATGGGTGCTCGCATGCACTATAAAGCAGATATTGATGCCACAGTTCTCTGTAGCATATGTAAACGTGACTGCTACGTAGCTCATGTTATGTGTAACTGCAGAGTTGATGCAATTTGCCTTTGTCATG AGGAAGAGATTAGGAAGTGCCCTTGCAGCCATGATCGTGCTGTATTTGTGAGAAAAGACATTATTGAGTTGGAGACACTGTCAAAAAAGTTTGAAGAGGAAAATGGAATAGTCGATGCTGTCAAAAAGCAAATGTCTTGTGGCTCTAGCACACATTCTTATTTCAACCGCATTAATCACAATGCTGAATACTTCCCATACTGCAAGATTCACATAGATACACCACCTGAAGTTCATAGCATTTCAGAGACACGTGTTTTTGGATATGATCTGAACAAGCCATATCctgatgcatcaacaataacattttgtTTTGGACCCCATGAGTATTCTACACAAAGTGAT GAGTGCACAAGTACCAACAGAAGGATCTTCTCCAGCTCTTGTCCTGAGAATGGATTTACTCCTCAAACTACAATCATTAATGC GGTGAAGAGAAGGTCTGGCATAACTCCTGAGAGAAGGCATACAGAAGATTCAACCATAACAACTTTCACTGGGAATCAG GATAGGAAGGTGCTGTGCGAATGGGGCAATCAAAACTATGACCTTATTTCCATAAATGGGCCTAAGTGCTTAGCTTCAATCCAGCAT GTATTAAAACGGttgaagaaaatccatgcagatGACAGACAACAACAGAAGTTAGTGGAAGTATCATGTGGCACAACTGATCCTGTCCATACCCATCATTCTAGACATTGTCTTGACTTTATTTCTGGAAATGGAGATGACTCAGTACATCCAACCAAATTGAAGATGTTACATCAACTAGATGCAAATATCATGGAGGATGAATTTGCCTCCAGCCAAAAACATAATGGCTGCAACTACCTATCTCCATCTGTAGAGCTTGGGCCAAAGCGCTTGAAAATTCTTGGCCCATCATTTCCCAGAGGGAATCATGAGCTGGAAATCTCTTGTAGATTCCAGGAGGACAGTGACTTGGCTAGTCACCATGCTCGATGA
- the LOC123145162 gene encoding lysine-specific demethylase JMJ706 isoform X4: MAGKEEAALKPVSCGARLRRSHDASLREEVSMRDPFLKHRVKKFDLSSLDWIDQIPECPVFSPSVEEFEDPFVYLSKIAPVAAKYGICKIVSPICASVPVGTVLMKEQGGLKFTTRVQPLRLAEWSMDDKFAFFMSGRKYTFRDFEKIANKGFVRRYSSAACLPARYMEEEFWHEIAFGKMESVEYACDIDGSAFSSSPNDQLGRSKWNLKKLSRLSKSILRLLRTAIPGVTDPMLYIGMLFSMFAWHVEDHYLYSINYHHCGASKTWYGIPGKAAPDFEKVVREHVYDHEILSGEGETAAFDILLGKTTMFPPNILLHHHVPVYRAIQKPGEFVITFPRAYHSGFSHGFNCGEAVNFAVGEWFPLGAIASQRYALLKRIPLLPYEELLCKEAALLDHEFSTSSYKDLTTSTGDTHIQHCMKVPFVQLMRLQHCVRWSLMKMGARMHYKADIDATVLCSICKRDCYVAHVMCNCRVDAICLCHEEEIRKCPCSHDRAVFVRKDIIELETLSKKFEEENGIVDAVKKQMSCGSSTHSYFNRINHNAEYFPYCKIHIDTPPEVHSISETRVFGYDLNKPYPDASTITFCFGPHEYSTQSDECTSTNRRIFSSSCPENGFTPQTTIINAVKRRSGITPERRHTEDSTITTFTGNQVLKRLKKIHADDRQQQKLVEVSCGTTDPVHTHHSRHCLDFISGNGDDSVHPTKLKMLHQLDANIMEDEFASSQKHNGCNYLSPSVELGPKRLKILGPSFPRGNHELEISCRFQEDSDLASHHAR, translated from the exons ATGGCAGGGAAGGAGGAAGCTGCTCTGAAACCTGTATCATGTGGGGCAAGGTTACGTAGGAGTCATGATGCATCACTAAGAGAGGAAGTGTCCATGAGGGACCCTTTCTTGAAGCACAGAGTGAAGAAGTTTGATCTATCTAGCCTAGATTGGATTGATCAGATTCCAGAATGCCCCGTGTTTTCTCCATCGGTGGAGGAGTTCGAGGATCCATTTGTTTATCTCAGTAAAATTGCCCCTGTTGCGGCAAAAtatg GTATATGCAAGATTGTTTCACCTATATGTGCTTCTGTACCTGTTGGCACTGTACTTATGAAGGAACAAGGTGGGCTGAAGTTCACTACCAGAGTGCAGCCTCTCCGTCTTGCTGAATGGTCCATGGATGACAAGTTTGCTTTCTTCATGAGCGGAAG AAAGTACACATTTCGAGATTTTGAGAAGATAGCAAATAAAGGATTTGTTCGAAGATACTCTAGTGCTGCCTGTCTTCCAGCAAGGTATATGGAAGAAGAATTTTGGCATGAAATAGCATTTGGCAAGATGGAATCCGTTGAGTATGCATGCGATATTGATGGTAGTGCATTCTCTTCTTCTCCTAATGACCAACTTGGGAGAAGCAAATGGAACTTGAAG AAACTTTCTCGGTTGTCCAAATCAATCCTGCGCCTTCTCAGAACAGCAATTCCA GGAGTAACTGACCCTATGCTGTATATCGGAATGCTCTTTAGTATGTTTGCCTGGCACGTGGAAGACCATTACTTGTACAG CATTAACTATCATCACTGTGGTGCTTCAAAAACATGGTATGGGATCCCAGGAAAAGCTGCTCCAGATTTTGAGAAAGTGGTACGCGAGCATGTATATGATCATGAAATTTTATCAGGTGAAGGGGAAACTGCAGCATTTGATATCCTTTTGGGGAAGACAACAATGTTCCCTCCAAATATTCTGCTGCATCATCACGTTCCAGTTTATAGAGCTATACAGAAACCGGGAGAGTTTGTGATCACGTTTCCTCGAGCATATCATTCAGGTTTCAGCCATG GTTTTAACTGCGGCGAGGCAGTGAATTTCGCTGTTGGTGAATGGTTTCCTCTTGGAGCAATTGCTAGTCAACGTTATGCACTTCTAAAGAGGATACCATTACTGCCTTATGAGGAGCTTCTTTGTAAAGAGGCAGCACTTCTTGATCATGAATTTTCTACATCTAGTTATAAAGATTTGACAACATCAACTGGAGATACGCACATTCAGCATTGTATGAAAGTCCCTTTTGTGCAGTTGATGCGGCTCCAGCATTGTGTCCGTTGGTCACTTATGAAAATGGGTGCTCGCATGCACTATAAAGCAGATATTGATGCCACAGTTCTCTGTAGCATATGTAAACGTGACTGCTACGTAGCTCATGTTATGTGTAACTGCAGAGTTGATGCAATTTGCCTTTGTCATG AGGAAGAGATTAGGAAGTGCCCTTGCAGCCATGATCGTGCTGTATTTGTGAGAAAAGACATTATTGAGTTGGAGACACTGTCAAAAAAGTTTGAAGAGGAAAATGGAATAGTCGATGCTGTCAAAAAGCAAATGTCTTGTGGCTCTAGCACACATTCTTATTTCAACCGCATTAATCACAATGCTGAATACTTCCCATACTGCAAGATTCACATAGATACACCACCTGAAGTTCATAGCATTTCAGAGACACGTGTTTTTGGATATGATCTGAACAAGCCATATCctgatgcatcaacaataacattttgtTTTGGACCCCATGAGTATTCTACACAAAGTGAT GAGTGCACAAGTACCAACAGAAGGATCTTCTCCAGCTCTTGTCCTGAGAATGGATTTACTCCTCAAACTACAATCATTAATGC GGTGAAGAGAAGGTCTGGCATAACTCCTGAGAGAAGGCATACAGAAGATTCAACCATAACAACTTTCACTGGGAATCAG GTATTAAAACGGttgaagaaaatccatgcagatGACAGACAACAACAGAAGTTAGTGGAAGTATCATGTGGCACAACTGATCCTGTCCATACCCATCATTCTAGACATTGTCTTGACTTTATTTCTGGAAATGGAGATGACTCAGTACATCCAACCAAATTGAAGATGTTACATCAACTAGATGCAAATATCATGGAGGATGAATTTGCCTCCAGCCAAAAACATAATGGCTGCAACTACCTATCTCCATCTGTAGAGCTTGGGCCAAAGCGCTTGAAAATTCTTGGCCCATCATTTCCCAGAGGGAATCATGAGCTGGAAATCTCTTGTAGATTCCAGGAGGACAGTGACTTGGCTAGTCACCATGCTCGATGA
- the LOC123145162 gene encoding lysine-specific demethylase JMJ706 isoform X1 produces the protein MAGKEEAALKPVSCGARLRRSHDASLREEVSMRDPFLKHRVKKFDLSSLDWIDQIPECPVFSPSVEEFEDPFVYLSKIAPVAAKYGICKIVSPICASVPVGTVLMKEQGGLKFTTRVQPLRLAEWSMDDKFAFFMSGRKYTFRDFEKIANKGFVRRYSSAACLPARYMEEEFWHEIAFGKMESVEYACDIDGSAFSSSPNDQLGRSKWNLKKLSRLSKSILRLLRTAIPGVTDPMLYIGMLFSMFAWHVEDHYLYSINYHHCGASKTWYGIPGKAAPDFEKVVREHVYDHEILSGEGETAAFDILLGKTTMFPPNILLHHHVPVYRAIQKPGEFVITFPRAYHSGFSHGFNCGEAVNFAVGEWFPLGAIASQRYALLKRIPLLPYEELLCKEAALLDHEFSTSSYKDLTTSTGDTHIQHCMKVPFVQLMRLQHCVRWSLMKMGARMHYKADIDATVLCSICKRDCYVAHVMCNCRVDAICLCHEEEIRKCPCSHDRAVFVRKDIIELETLSKKFEEENGIVDAVKKQMSCGSSTHSYFNRINHNAEYFPYCKIHIDTPPEVHSISETRVFGYDLNKPYPDASTITFCFGPHEYSTQSDECTSTNRRIFSSSCPENGFTPQTTIINAYASSAPDQTCSSEKLAAEDADDSDCEVFRVKRRSGITPERRHTEDSTITTFTGNQDRKVLCEWGNQNYDLISINGPKCLASIQHVLKRLKKIHADDRQQQKLVEVSCGTTDPVHTHHSRHCLDFISGNGDDSVHPTKLKMLHQLDANIMEDEFASSQKHNGCNYLSPSVELGPKRLKILGPSFPRGNHELEISCRFQEDSDLASHHAR, from the exons ATGGCAGGGAAGGAGGAAGCTGCTCTGAAACCTGTATCATGTGGGGCAAGGTTACGTAGGAGTCATGATGCATCACTAAGAGAGGAAGTGTCCATGAGGGACCCTTTCTTGAAGCACAGAGTGAAGAAGTTTGATCTATCTAGCCTAGATTGGATTGATCAGATTCCAGAATGCCCCGTGTTTTCTCCATCGGTGGAGGAGTTCGAGGATCCATTTGTTTATCTCAGTAAAATTGCCCCTGTTGCGGCAAAAtatg GTATATGCAAGATTGTTTCACCTATATGTGCTTCTGTACCTGTTGGCACTGTACTTATGAAGGAACAAGGTGGGCTGAAGTTCACTACCAGAGTGCAGCCTCTCCGTCTTGCTGAATGGTCCATGGATGACAAGTTTGCTTTCTTCATGAGCGGAAG AAAGTACACATTTCGAGATTTTGAGAAGATAGCAAATAAAGGATTTGTTCGAAGATACTCTAGTGCTGCCTGTCTTCCAGCAAGGTATATGGAAGAAGAATTTTGGCATGAAATAGCATTTGGCAAGATGGAATCCGTTGAGTATGCATGCGATATTGATGGTAGTGCATTCTCTTCTTCTCCTAATGACCAACTTGGGAGAAGCAAATGGAACTTGAAG AAACTTTCTCGGTTGTCCAAATCAATCCTGCGCCTTCTCAGAACAGCAATTCCA GGAGTAACTGACCCTATGCTGTATATCGGAATGCTCTTTAGTATGTTTGCCTGGCACGTGGAAGACCATTACTTGTACAG CATTAACTATCATCACTGTGGTGCTTCAAAAACATGGTATGGGATCCCAGGAAAAGCTGCTCCAGATTTTGAGAAAGTGGTACGCGAGCATGTATATGATCATGAAATTTTATCAGGTGAAGGGGAAACTGCAGCATTTGATATCCTTTTGGGGAAGACAACAATGTTCCCTCCAAATATTCTGCTGCATCATCACGTTCCAGTTTATAGAGCTATACAGAAACCGGGAGAGTTTGTGATCACGTTTCCTCGAGCATATCATTCAGGTTTCAGCCATG GTTTTAACTGCGGCGAGGCAGTGAATTTCGCTGTTGGTGAATGGTTTCCTCTTGGAGCAATTGCTAGTCAACGTTATGCACTTCTAAAGAGGATACCATTACTGCCTTATGAGGAGCTTCTTTGTAAAGAGGCAGCACTTCTTGATCATGAATTTTCTACATCTAGTTATAAAGATTTGACAACATCAACTGGAGATACGCACATTCAGCATTGTATGAAAGTCCCTTTTGTGCAGTTGATGCGGCTCCAGCATTGTGTCCGTTGGTCACTTATGAAAATGGGTGCTCGCATGCACTATAAAGCAGATATTGATGCCACAGTTCTCTGTAGCATATGTAAACGTGACTGCTACGTAGCTCATGTTATGTGTAACTGCAGAGTTGATGCAATTTGCCTTTGTCATG AGGAAGAGATTAGGAAGTGCCCTTGCAGCCATGATCGTGCTGTATTTGTGAGAAAAGACATTATTGAGTTGGAGACACTGTCAAAAAAGTTTGAAGAGGAAAATGGAATAGTCGATGCTGTCAAAAAGCAAATGTCTTGTGGCTCTAGCACACATTCTTATTTCAACCGCATTAATCACAATGCTGAATACTTCCCATACTGCAAGATTCACATAGATACACCACCTGAAGTTCATAGCATTTCAGAGACACGTGTTTTTGGATATGATCTGAACAAGCCATATCctgatgcatcaacaataacattttgtTTTGGACCCCATGAGTATTCTACACAAAGTGAT GAGTGCACAAGTACCAACAGAAGGATCTTCTCCAGCTCTTGTCCTGAGAATGGATTTACTCCTCAAACTACAATCATTAATGCGTACGCTTCGTCTGCACCTGATCAAACATGCTCTTCTGAAAAATTGGCTGCAGAAGATGCTGATGATTCTGACTGTGAGGTATTTAGGGTGAAGAGAAGGTCTGGCATAACTCCTGAGAGAAGGCATACAGAAGATTCAACCATAACAACTTTCACTGGGAATCAG GATAGGAAGGTGCTGTGCGAATGGGGCAATCAAAACTATGACCTTATTTCCATAAATGGGCCTAAGTGCTTAGCTTCAATCCAGCAT GTATTAAAACGGttgaagaaaatccatgcagatGACAGACAACAACAGAAGTTAGTGGAAGTATCATGTGGCACAACTGATCCTGTCCATACCCATCATTCTAGACATTGTCTTGACTTTATTTCTGGAAATGGAGATGACTCAGTACATCCAACCAAATTGAAGATGTTACATCAACTAGATGCAAATATCATGGAGGATGAATTTGCCTCCAGCCAAAAACATAATGGCTGCAACTACCTATCTCCATCTGTAGAGCTTGGGCCAAAGCGCTTGAAAATTCTTGGCCCATCATTTCCCAGAGGGAATCATGAGCTGGAAATCTCTTGTAGATTCCAGGAGGACAGTGACTTGGCTAGTCACCATGCTCGATGA
- the LOC123145162 gene encoding lysine-specific demethylase JMJ706 isoform X2, giving the protein MAGKEEAALKPVSCGARLRRSHDASLREEVSMRDPFLKHRVKKFDLSSLDWIDQIPECPVFSPSVEEFEDPFVYLSKIAPVAAKYGICKIVSPICASVPVGTVLMKEQGGLKFTTRVQPLRLAEWSMDDKFAFFMSGRKYTFRDFEKIANKGFVRRYSSAACLPARYMEEEFWHEIAFGKMESVEYACDIDGSAFSSSPNDQLGRSKWNLKKLSRLSKSILRLLRTAIPGVTDPMLYIGMLFSMFAWHVEDHYLYSINYHHCGASKTWYGIPGKAAPDFEKVVREHVYDHEILSGEGETAAFDILLGKTTMFPPNILLHHHVPVYRAIQKPGEFVITFPRAYHSGFSHGFNCGEAVNFAVGEWFPLGAIASQRYALLKRIPLLPYEELLCKEAALLDHEFSTSSYKDLTTSTGDTHIQHCMKVPFVQLMRLQHCVRWSLMKMGARMHYKADIDATVLCSICKRDCYVAHVMCNCRVDAICLCHEEEIRKCPCSHDRAVFVRKDIIELETLSKKFEEENGIVDAVKKQMSCGSSTHSYFNRINHNAEYFPYCKIHIDTPPEVHSISETRVFGYDLNKPYPDASTITFCFGPHEYSTQSDECTSTNRRIFSSSCPENGFTPQTTIINAYASSAPDQTCSSEKLAAEDADDSDCEVFRVKRRSGITPERRHTEDSTITTFTGNQVLKRLKKIHADDRQQQKLVEVSCGTTDPVHTHHSRHCLDFISGNGDDSVHPTKLKMLHQLDANIMEDEFASSQKHNGCNYLSPSVELGPKRLKILGPSFPRGNHELEISCRFQEDSDLASHHAR; this is encoded by the exons ATGGCAGGGAAGGAGGAAGCTGCTCTGAAACCTGTATCATGTGGGGCAAGGTTACGTAGGAGTCATGATGCATCACTAAGAGAGGAAGTGTCCATGAGGGACCCTTTCTTGAAGCACAGAGTGAAGAAGTTTGATCTATCTAGCCTAGATTGGATTGATCAGATTCCAGAATGCCCCGTGTTTTCTCCATCGGTGGAGGAGTTCGAGGATCCATTTGTTTATCTCAGTAAAATTGCCCCTGTTGCGGCAAAAtatg GTATATGCAAGATTGTTTCACCTATATGTGCTTCTGTACCTGTTGGCACTGTACTTATGAAGGAACAAGGTGGGCTGAAGTTCACTACCAGAGTGCAGCCTCTCCGTCTTGCTGAATGGTCCATGGATGACAAGTTTGCTTTCTTCATGAGCGGAAG AAAGTACACATTTCGAGATTTTGAGAAGATAGCAAATAAAGGATTTGTTCGAAGATACTCTAGTGCTGCCTGTCTTCCAGCAAGGTATATGGAAGAAGAATTTTGGCATGAAATAGCATTTGGCAAGATGGAATCCGTTGAGTATGCATGCGATATTGATGGTAGTGCATTCTCTTCTTCTCCTAATGACCAACTTGGGAGAAGCAAATGGAACTTGAAG AAACTTTCTCGGTTGTCCAAATCAATCCTGCGCCTTCTCAGAACAGCAATTCCA GGAGTAACTGACCCTATGCTGTATATCGGAATGCTCTTTAGTATGTTTGCCTGGCACGTGGAAGACCATTACTTGTACAG CATTAACTATCATCACTGTGGTGCTTCAAAAACATGGTATGGGATCCCAGGAAAAGCTGCTCCAGATTTTGAGAAAGTGGTACGCGAGCATGTATATGATCATGAAATTTTATCAGGTGAAGGGGAAACTGCAGCATTTGATATCCTTTTGGGGAAGACAACAATGTTCCCTCCAAATATTCTGCTGCATCATCACGTTCCAGTTTATAGAGCTATACAGAAACCGGGAGAGTTTGTGATCACGTTTCCTCGAGCATATCATTCAGGTTTCAGCCATG GTTTTAACTGCGGCGAGGCAGTGAATTTCGCTGTTGGTGAATGGTTTCCTCTTGGAGCAATTGCTAGTCAACGTTATGCACTTCTAAAGAGGATACCATTACTGCCTTATGAGGAGCTTCTTTGTAAAGAGGCAGCACTTCTTGATCATGAATTTTCTACATCTAGTTATAAAGATTTGACAACATCAACTGGAGATACGCACATTCAGCATTGTATGAAAGTCCCTTTTGTGCAGTTGATGCGGCTCCAGCATTGTGTCCGTTGGTCACTTATGAAAATGGGTGCTCGCATGCACTATAAAGCAGATATTGATGCCACAGTTCTCTGTAGCATATGTAAACGTGACTGCTACGTAGCTCATGTTATGTGTAACTGCAGAGTTGATGCAATTTGCCTTTGTCATG AGGAAGAGATTAGGAAGTGCCCTTGCAGCCATGATCGTGCTGTATTTGTGAGAAAAGACATTATTGAGTTGGAGACACTGTCAAAAAAGTTTGAAGAGGAAAATGGAATAGTCGATGCTGTCAAAAAGCAAATGTCTTGTGGCTCTAGCACACATTCTTATTTCAACCGCATTAATCACAATGCTGAATACTTCCCATACTGCAAGATTCACATAGATACACCACCTGAAGTTCATAGCATTTCAGAGACACGTGTTTTTGGATATGATCTGAACAAGCCATATCctgatgcatcaacaataacattttgtTTTGGACCCCATGAGTATTCTACACAAAGTGAT GAGTGCACAAGTACCAACAGAAGGATCTTCTCCAGCTCTTGTCCTGAGAATGGATTTACTCCTCAAACTACAATCATTAATGCGTACGCTTCGTCTGCACCTGATCAAACATGCTCTTCTGAAAAATTGGCTGCAGAAGATGCTGATGATTCTGACTGTGAGGTATTTAGGGTGAAGAGAAGGTCTGGCATAACTCCTGAGAGAAGGCATACAGAAGATTCAACCATAACAACTTTCACTGGGAATCAG GTATTAAAACGGttgaagaaaatccatgcagatGACAGACAACAACAGAAGTTAGTGGAAGTATCATGTGGCACAACTGATCCTGTCCATACCCATCATTCTAGACATTGTCTTGACTTTATTTCTGGAAATGGAGATGACTCAGTACATCCAACCAAATTGAAGATGTTACATCAACTAGATGCAAATATCATGGAGGATGAATTTGCCTCCAGCCAAAAACATAATGGCTGCAACTACCTATCTCCATCTGTAGAGCTTGGGCCAAAGCGCTTGAAAATTCTTGGCCCATCATTTCCCAGAGGGAATCATGAGCTGGAAATCTCTTGTAGATTCCAGGAGGACAGTGACTTGGCTAGTCACCATGCTCGATGA